The following coding sequences lie in one Chelonia mydas isolate rCheMyd1 chromosome 6, rCheMyd1.pri.v2, whole genome shotgun sequence genomic window:
- the TRMT5 gene encoding tRNA (guanine(37)-N1)-methyltransferase isoform X1, giving the protein MRILWRLYGYSARLLKTKLFRTAASNTSFPEVWILLIQYFERVPGFFWVVQRNSFFTMPEILENKADLELYSPHPEVRGMTTLDRAAFKRTIVVPVLKVKKEVINKLLKSLKHTTLQRPGLKRVIDDPKDEDNRLVLLDPHKISAEYSLGESEQEVLKQFNIDPHVSKYNLELTYDNFKTEEILRAVLPEGQDVTSGFSRIGHIAHLNLRDHQLPYKHLIGQVIIDKNPGITCTVNKINIIDNTYRNFQMEVLAGEANMITKTRENYITYEFDFSKVYWNSRLSTEHGRIIELLKPGDVLFDVFAGVGPFAIPAAKKKCSVFANDLNPESYKWLLHNCKLNKVDKKIKKFNMDGRDFLLGPVKEELTKELSLLTKERKNTLHIVMNLPALAIEFLDVFKHFLDGKPCSTDLLPTVHCYSFSKQDNPAKDVQERAEAFLGTSLEGRCSTHLVRNVAPNKEMMCISFQIPAEVLFKKQCTHEESPAEPASKRLRPNEDSPE; this is encoded by the exons ATGAG GATTTTATGGAGATTATATGGATACTCTGCTAGGCTACTGAAAACTAAACTTTTTAGAACAGCTGCATCAAATACATCATTTCCAGAAGTTTGGATACTGCTGATACAGTATTTTGAGAGAGTACCTGGATTTTTTTGGGTAGTTCAGAGGAACAGTTTCTTTACAATGCCTGAAATTCTAGAAAATAAAGCTGATCTTGAACTGTATTCACCTCATCCTGAAGTACGTGGAATGACAACACTTGACAGAGCAGCTTTCAAAAGGACAATTGTTGTTCCAGTTCTAAAAGTGAAAAAAGAAGTAATAAACAAATTGTTAAAATCCCTCAAACATACAACACTGCAGCGCCCAGGTCTGAAGCGAGTGATTGATGATCCAAAAGATGAAGACAATAGACTTGTTTTGTTGGATCCTCATAAAATATCAGCAGAATATTCACTGGGAGAATCTGAACAAGAAGTATTAAAGCAGTTTAATATTGACCCTCATGTGTCCAAGTATAACTTGGAACTAACTTATGACAATTTCAAGACTGAGGAAATCTTACGAGCGGTGCTTCCTGAAGGTCAAGATGTCACCTCTGGATTTAGTAGGATTGGCCATATAGCTCACTTGAATCTTAGAGATCATCAGCTACCCTACAAACATCTGATTG GTCAGGTTATAATTGACAAGAATCCAGGAATCACCTGTACAGTAAATAAAATCAATATTATTGACAACACTTATCGaaattttcaaatggaagtgCTAGCGGGAGAGGCGAATATGATTACAAAG ACTAGAGAGAACTACATCACCTATGAATTTGACTTTTCTAAAGTCTATTGGAATTCCCGTCTAAGCACAGAACATGGCCGTATCATTGAACTTTTAAAGCCAGGTGATGTTCTATTTGATGTCTTTGCCGGGGTTGGGCCTTTTGCCATCCCAGCAGCAAAGAAAAAGTGCAGCGTATTTGCAAATGATCTCAACCCTGAATCCTACAAATGGCTTCTACACAACTGTAAATTAAACAAAGtggacaaaaaaataaaaaaattcaatatGGATGGTAGGGATTTTCTTCTGGGACCAGTTAAAGAAGAGCTAACCAAGGAACTGTCACTTCtgacaaaagaaaggaaaaacactCTGCACATAGTCATGAATTTGCCAGCTTTGGCTATTGAATTTCTAGATGTTTTCAAACATTTCTTAGACGGAAAGCCATGCAGCACTGACCTCCTTCCCACAGTGCACTGTTACAGCTTCTCAAAACAGGATAATCCTGCCAAAGATGTTCAAGAACGGGCTGAAGCTTTTCTGGGAACTTCTTTAGAGGGACGCTGTTCTACTCATCTGGTGAGAAATGTTGCACCAAATAAGGAAATGATGTGCATCAGTTTCCAGATCCCAGCTGAAGTGCTGTTCAAGAAGCAGTGTACTCATGAAG AGAGTCCTGCGGAACCAGCCTCTAAACGTCTGCGCCCAAATGAAGACTCTCCAGAATAA
- the TRMT5 gene encoding tRNA (guanine(37)-N1)-methyltransferase isoform X2 — MPEILENKADLELYSPHPEVRGMTTLDRAAFKRTIVVPVLKVKKEVINKLLKSLKHTTLQRPGLKRVIDDPKDEDNRLVLLDPHKISAEYSLGESEQEVLKQFNIDPHVSKYNLELTYDNFKTEEILRAVLPEGQDVTSGFSRIGHIAHLNLRDHQLPYKHLIGQVIIDKNPGITCTVNKINIIDNTYRNFQMEVLAGEANMITKTRENYITYEFDFSKVYWNSRLSTEHGRIIELLKPGDVLFDVFAGVGPFAIPAAKKKCSVFANDLNPESYKWLLHNCKLNKVDKKIKKFNMDGRDFLLGPVKEELTKELSLLTKERKNTLHIVMNLPALAIEFLDVFKHFLDGKPCSTDLLPTVHCYSFSKQDNPAKDVQERAEAFLGTSLEGRCSTHLVRNVAPNKEMMCISFQIPAEVLFKKQCTHEESPAEPASKRLRPNEDSPE, encoded by the exons ATGCCTGAAATTCTAGAAAATAAAGCTGATCTTGAACTGTATTCACCTCATCCTGAAGTACGTGGAATGACAACACTTGACAGAGCAGCTTTCAAAAGGACAATTGTTGTTCCAGTTCTAAAAGTGAAAAAAGAAGTAATAAACAAATTGTTAAAATCCCTCAAACATACAACACTGCAGCGCCCAGGTCTGAAGCGAGTGATTGATGATCCAAAAGATGAAGACAATAGACTTGTTTTGTTGGATCCTCATAAAATATCAGCAGAATATTCACTGGGAGAATCTGAACAAGAAGTATTAAAGCAGTTTAATATTGACCCTCATGTGTCCAAGTATAACTTGGAACTAACTTATGACAATTTCAAGACTGAGGAAATCTTACGAGCGGTGCTTCCTGAAGGTCAAGATGTCACCTCTGGATTTAGTAGGATTGGCCATATAGCTCACTTGAATCTTAGAGATCATCAGCTACCCTACAAACATCTGATTG GTCAGGTTATAATTGACAAGAATCCAGGAATCACCTGTACAGTAAATAAAATCAATATTATTGACAACACTTATCGaaattttcaaatggaagtgCTAGCGGGAGAGGCGAATATGATTACAAAG ACTAGAGAGAACTACATCACCTATGAATTTGACTTTTCTAAAGTCTATTGGAATTCCCGTCTAAGCACAGAACATGGCCGTATCATTGAACTTTTAAAGCCAGGTGATGTTCTATTTGATGTCTTTGCCGGGGTTGGGCCTTTTGCCATCCCAGCAGCAAAGAAAAAGTGCAGCGTATTTGCAAATGATCTCAACCCTGAATCCTACAAATGGCTTCTACACAACTGTAAATTAAACAAAGtggacaaaaaaataaaaaaattcaatatGGATGGTAGGGATTTTCTTCTGGGACCAGTTAAAGAAGAGCTAACCAAGGAACTGTCACTTCtgacaaaagaaaggaaaaacactCTGCACATAGTCATGAATTTGCCAGCTTTGGCTATTGAATTTCTAGATGTTTTCAAACATTTCTTAGACGGAAAGCCATGCAGCACTGACCTCCTTCCCACAGTGCACTGTTACAGCTTCTCAAAACAGGATAATCCTGCCAAAGATGTTCAAGAACGGGCTGAAGCTTTTCTGGGAACTTCTTTAGAGGGACGCTGTTCTACTCATCTGGTGAGAAATGTTGCACCAAATAAGGAAATGATGTGCATCAGTTTCCAGATCCCAGCTGAAGTGCTGTTCAAGAAGCAGTGTACTCATGAAG AGAGTCCTGCGGAACCAGCCTCTAAACGTCTGCGCCCAAATGAAGACTCTCCAGAATAA